Part of the Rhizobium sp. WYJ-E13 genome is shown below.
CCATGCGCAGCAACAACAGGGATGTGCAGGCGACCCTCTGTGCCAGAGGCGCCGGTCTTGCCGTCCTGCCGCGGCCGCTTGGCGATGCCATTCCGGCCATCGAGCCGGTCGATCTTGGCGAAGCGCCGCCCGGACGCGACACATGGGTCGGCTATCACCGTGACATGCGGCGGCTGGCACGGCTGAGGGCGCTGCTCGATCTCGTCATCGAACGGCTGGCGGATTAGCGCTCAGCGCTCCCAGTAGGGAACCGGGCCGTAGAGCTCGGCCAGAAAATCGATGAACAGCCGAACCTTGGCCGGCAGGAACTGCCGGCTCGGATAGACCGCCGAGAGCGTGACATTGTGCGAGCCCTCATAGGCCGGCAGCACCTGCACCAGCTTGCCGTTCTTCAGCTCCTCGCCGATATCCCAGGTGGAGCGCAGCGCAATGCCGAGGCCGGCAATCACCGTTTCGCGGATTACCTCGCTGGAATTGGTGATCAGCATGCCCTCCGGTCGCAGGCTGAAGGCCCCATCCGGGCCGTCGAGCCGCCAGACGTCGTTGTTGTGAGCCGGCAGGCAGCGGTGCTGTTTCAACTCTTCGATATGTTTTGGCATGCCATGGGCGGCGACATAATCAGGTGAGGCGCAGAGCACGCGGCGCACGGGCGCCAGCCGACGTGCGACAAGGCTGGAATCGGTCAGCTCCGCAATGCGGATGGCGAGGTCGAAGCCGCCGCCGATGATATCGCTGAACTCATCCGTCAGCACCAGGTTGATGACGAGCTCCGGATGCGCCTCCATGAAGGCCTTCAGATGCGGCGCGATATGCATCCGCCCGAAGGAGGTGGGGGCGGAGATCTTCAGCGTGCCGTGCATCTGCGCCGAGCGGCCGGAAATATAGAATTCCGCCTCTTCCAGC
Proteins encoded:
- a CDS encoding LysR family transcriptional regulator gives rise to the protein MTNLGDLEIFAKVVSTGSMSLAGRALGFSPAVVSKRIKRLEDRLGTRLLQRTTRQISLTEAGQGFYDRVLGILAGLEEAEFYISGRSAQMHGTLKISAPTSFGRMHIAPHLKAFMEAHPELVINLVLTDEFSDIIGGGFDLAIRIAELTDSSLVARRLAPVRRVLCASPDYVAAHGMPKHIEELKQHRCLPAHNNDVWRLDGPDGAFSLRPEGMLITNSSEVIRETVIAGLGIALRSTWDIGEELKNGKLVQVLPAYEGSHNVTLSAVYPSRQFLPAKVRLFIDFLAELYGPVPYWER